The Blattabacterium cuenoti genome includes a region encoding these proteins:
- a CDS encoding DUF475 domain-containing protein, translated as MNIEKYITEIIHNPFLSISIIGNLILIESILSIDNAAVLASMIIDLKKKDRIKAIKYGIIGAYCFRGLCLLFASILIKIWWLKPLGGLYLIFLGLNHFLKKNYTPYDLKKNDPKKNSFWKIIFIIEMTDLAFSIDNIFASVALSNNLILIFLGVCIGIFSMRLIAQFFIKFMEKFPELKHSAFFIIIILGIKLVFYSNKYISDLFLFFFSEKIFSFLTFSVFIFSIFLLWIKKVINKN; from the coding sequence ATGAATATTGAAAAATATATTACAGAAATTATTCATAATCCTTTTTTATCTATTTCTATAATAGGAAATTTAATTCTAATAGAAAGCATTTTATCTATAGATAATGCAGCTGTGTTAGCTTCTATGATTATAGACCTTAAAAAAAAAGATAGAATAAAAGCTATAAAATATGGAATTATTGGGGCTTATTGTTTCAGAGGATTGTGTCTTTTATTTGCTTCCATATTAATAAAAATATGGTGGTTAAAACCATTAGGTGGATTATATCTAATTTTTTTAGGATTAAATCATTTTTTAAAAAAAAATTATACGCCATACGATTTAAAAAAAAATGATCCAAAAAAAAATTCTTTTTGGAAAATAATTTTTATTATAGAGATGACAGATCTAGCTTTTTCTATTGATAATATTTTTGCTTCTGTTGCTTTATCAAACAATTTGATATTAATTTTTTTAGGCGTATGTATAGGGATTTTTTCAATGAGATTAATTGCACAATTTTTTATAAAATTCATGGAAAAATTTCCAGAATTAAAACATTCTGCTTTTTTCATTATCATCATTCTTGGAATAAAACTTGTTTTTTATTCAAATAAATATATATCTGATTTATTTTTATTTTTTTTTTCTGAAAAGATATTTTCTTTTTTAACTTTTTCAGTCTTTATATTTTCCATTTTTTTATTATGGATAAAAAAGGTTATAAATAAAAATTAA
- the secD gene encoding protein translocase subunit SecD, producing the protein MDLKGGISMVLDISEKDLLKKFSKNSQNSIFIKALKNADQKKKENTNTDYLLSFINSFNQEIKNRKLNINLSSPNLFGNKSNIEINSNSSDLKIEKFLRKKIESSIISIQNILRSRIDRFGIIQPNIQRIKNSNRILIELSGIQNIDRIKNILEKKAELHFLETYNSQEVNSYFHTINKLYKKKHDKKRSFIDLLNFSLIQSKNVVGLVHAKHKKIISDFLNSDQTRNYLPYHLHDVKFLWGYKNLNNFFQLFAVKINNREISNHLNGDVLTHAYKSFGPLNEISINIKMNEEGTKKWKIFTEKNMGRSIAIVLDNLVYTVPVVKSVISNGMSQIYGHFSTQEANDLINILSTGELPTSVKVIQTDIMGPYLGKKSIQKGIISFLIALFFVFIWMFFCYSIPGLYANIVLFFNVIFIFGILISMNAILTFPGIAGIILTLAMSMDANIIIYEKIKENIRNKVSILTSINNSYTIYGALSSIIDGQITTLLCGVILFYFGIGPIRGFSTTLIIGIIVSMFTSICLGRLFLEWHLKKYRKIFFSRKELIFILNKIQNMQYDFLSRRKWIYMISSFFIIISVFSFFLKGFNLGLDFVGGRSYVILFNRQIHPEEISKILSKIFIENGKPSFPRVQTFGDENQLKIVTKYKIWEENKQLDEIILKKMFTALKGFFPINFEDFKNIKKHKSLGIQSIEKVGPLVAREMTYKAFISVIISLIGIFIYIFVRFKKWQFGLGAIISLIHDSVIVLGIFSFFHDKFSILEINQNFIAALLTIIGYSINDTVIVYDRIRQISNKTSLIFMIKKTINQGICNSLTRTINTSFITLLVILIIFLFGGKVLHNFMLALFIGMSIGTYSSIFIAPSIVYDFCKKNIEK; encoded by the coding sequence TTGGATTTAAAAGGTGGGATTAGCATGGTTTTAGATATATCAGAAAAAGATTTACTCAAAAAATTTTCTAAAAATTCTCAAAACTCTATTTTTATAAAAGCGTTGAAAAATGCGGATCAGAAAAAAAAAGAAAATACAAATACAGATTATTTGTTATCTTTTATCAATTCTTTTAATCAAGAAATAAAAAACAGAAAACTAAATATTAATTTGTCTTCTCCAAATTTATTTGGAAATAAATCTAATATTGAAATTAATTCTAATAGTTCTGATTTAAAAATAGAAAAATTTCTGAGAAAAAAAATAGAATCTTCTATAATTTCTATTCAAAATATTTTGAGATCCAGAATCGATCGATTCGGAATTATTCAACCCAATATTCAAAGAATAAAAAATTCTAATCGAATTTTAATAGAATTATCTGGAATACAAAATATAGATAGAATCAAAAATATTTTAGAGAAAAAAGCAGAATTACATTTTTTGGAAACTTACAACTCTCAAGAAGTTAATTCATATTTTCATACAATAAATAAGTTGTACAAAAAAAAACATGATAAAAAAAGATCTTTCATAGATCTTTTAAATTTTTCTCTTATTCAATCAAAAAATGTCGTAGGATTAGTTCATGCAAAACATAAAAAAATCATTTCAGATTTTTTAAACTCTGATCAAACTCGAAATTATTTACCGTATCATTTACATGATGTCAAATTTTTATGGGGATATAAAAATTTAAATAATTTTTTTCAGTTGTTCGCTGTAAAAATTAATAATAGAGAAATATCTAATCATTTAAATGGAGATGTGTTAACCCATGCTTATAAATCTTTTGGTCCTTTAAATGAAATATCTATAAATATTAAAATGAATGAAGAAGGAACTAAAAAATGGAAAATTTTTACGGAAAAAAATATGGGGAGAAGCATAGCAATAGTACTTGATAATTTAGTATATACAGTTCCTGTAGTAAAATCCGTCATTTCAAATGGAATGTCTCAAATATATGGACATTTTTCAACACAGGAAGCTAATGATCTAATAAACATATTAAGCACAGGAGAATTGCCTACCTCTGTAAAGGTAATTCAAACTGATATAATGGGCCCTTATTTAGGAAAAAAATCTATTCAAAAAGGAATTATATCTTTTTTAATAGCTTTATTTTTTGTATTTATTTGGATGTTTTTTTGTTATTCAATTCCAGGATTGTATGCCAATATTGTTTTATTTTTTAATGTCATATTTATTTTTGGTATTCTCATTTCTATGAATGCAATATTAACTTTTCCCGGTATCGCAGGAATTATATTAACATTAGCAATGTCTATGGATGCTAATATCATTATTTATGAAAAAATTAAAGAAAATATAAGAAATAAAGTTTCCATATTGACATCTATTAATAATAGTTACACAATATATGGAGCTTTATCTTCTATTATAGATGGACAAATTACCACTTTATTATGTGGAGTCATTTTATTTTATTTTGGAATAGGACCTATACGAGGATTTTCTACTACGTTAATTATTGGTATTATAGTTTCTATGTTTACCTCCATTTGTTTAGGAAGATTATTTTTAGAATGGCATTTAAAAAAATATAGAAAGATTTTTTTTTCTAGAAAAGAATTAATTTTTATTTTGAACAAAATTCAAAATATGCAATATGATTTTTTATCAAGAAGAAAATGGATTTATATGATTTCTAGTTTTTTCATAATTATTAGTGTATTTTCTTTTTTTTTAAAAGGATTTAATCTAGGATTAGATTTTGTTGGAGGACGTTCTTATGTTATTCTTTTTAATCGTCAGATACATCCTGAAGAAATTTCTAAAATTTTATCAAAAATATTTATAGAAAATGGAAAACCTTCTTTTCCTAGGGTCCAAACATTCGGAGATGAAAATCAACTTAAAATAGTCACTAAATATAAAATATGGGAAGAAAATAAACAATTAGATGAGATTATTTTAAAAAAAATGTTTACAGCTTTGAAAGGTTTTTTTCCTATTAATTTTGAAGATTTTAAAAATATAAAAAAACATAAATCATTAGGTATTCAATCTATTGAGAAAGTTGGTCCTTTAGTAGCTAGAGAAATGACTTATAAAGCTTTTATTTCTGTAATAATTTCTTTAATAGGAATTTTTATATATATCTTTGTAAGATTCAAAAAATGGCAATTTGGATTAGGAGCAATAATCTCTTTAATTCATGATTCAGTCATCGTACTTGGAATATTTTCTTTTTTCCATGACAAATTTTCTATTTTAGAAATAAATCAAAATTTTATAGCAGCCTTGTTAACAATAATAGGTTATTCTATTAATGATACCGTAATAGTTTATGATAGAATTAGACAAATTTCAAATAAAACATCATTAATATTTATGATAAAAAAAACGATAAATCAAGGAATTTGTAATTCTCTCACTAGAACTATAAATACTTCTTTTATTACTTTATTAGTAATTTTAATTATTTTTTTATTTGGAGGAAAAGTTCTTCATAATTTTATGTTAGCTTTATTTATTGGAATGAGTATAGGAACTTATTCTTCTATATTTATAGCTCCATCTATAGTATATGATTTTTGTAAAAAAAATATAGAAAAATGA
- a CDS encoding SurA N-terminal domain-containing protein: MSFLEKIRKNTWLIFFFISISLIFFILDPNILLKLFTNNSNIIGKVNGENILLKEYLDCFQFLKRFRENEPDFYLKNDAWKLLVYEKVLNQQAKKLGIQSSEKDFWKAIEKQSIYSKIIDFQDQKGKMNMKKFQFYLKNLEKLPSYLNPQIEIEKDIWYYEKNNIPKRIIAKKYVEMLMYGLNTSFIEAQLNYEDKNLFSIIDYIFIPYSEIEKKYRKIKSYEIYDYIKKNKFLYKKENLRNLSFVIFRSHPSLNDEKNMNIKIKKLFNKFKFSDHNFTIVSNQSEKPFDSNFYLKKNLPIVLQNFVEKNNQIGSMFGPIKDNNIYIMAKLTGKKMIYNSVLSSHILISHKEAIRFSNNRTKKEAKKTAEKIYNFIVKNPTKFNSLVIEKSDDVMNAKKNKGSLGWIKYEEPNESFKKSRSFDFFSVKNKKGTIGLIETKFGYHIIRIDGIKDVKDTYQLAIIIKTLNPSKKTEGGLYQEVIDFIKKNKNSNVNTFINNARKKRYETLFLKEIKDYQWNIQDLNTELDKEIINWSYEKNRKEGDIKIFYTSNKDYIVVFLSKIQKKGYPIEEIKNNIIPFLIQKKINYYLSNVIKDLSLEQIASRFSKEINKSHKINFHKSMVGNYKEPKVIGSAFSSKLYKTSKPILGERGIFFIRPLKRFNTYKKLSYFSSEIESLNENLRKNILEKIGDMLVEKSNIEDFRKNI; this comes from the coding sequence ATGAGTTTTTTAGAAAAAATAAGAAAAAATACATGGTTGATTTTCTTTTTTATAAGTATATCTTTAATATTTTTTATATTGGATCCTAATATTTTACTAAAACTTTTTACTAATAATTCTAATATTATTGGAAAAGTAAATGGAGAGAATATTCTTCTTAAAGAATATCTTGATTGTTTTCAATTCTTAAAACGATTTCGTGAAAATGAACCTGATTTTTATTTAAAAAATGATGCTTGGAAATTATTAGTTTATGAAAAAGTATTGAATCAACAAGCTAAAAAATTAGGAATACAAAGCTCAGAAAAAGATTTTTGGAAAGCAATAGAAAAACAATCAATATATAGTAAAATTATTGATTTTCAAGATCAAAAAGGAAAAATGAATATGAAAAAATTTCAATTTTACTTAAAAAATTTAGAAAAATTACCTTCATATTTAAATCCTCAGATAGAAATAGAAAAAGATATTTGGTATTATGAAAAAAATAATATTCCAAAAAGAATCATTGCAAAAAAATATGTAGAAATGTTAATGTATGGATTGAATACTTCTTTTATAGAAGCTCAACTAAACTATGAAGATAAAAATTTATTTTCTATAATTGATTATATATTTATTCCTTATTCAGAAATAGAAAAAAAATATAGAAAAATAAAAAGTTATGAAATCTATGACTACATAAAAAAAAATAAGTTTCTTTATAAAAAAGAAAATTTAAGAAATCTCAGTTTTGTAATTTTTCGTTCTCATCCATCATTAAATGATGAAAAAAATATGAATATTAAAATCAAAAAATTATTTAATAAATTTAAATTTTCTGATCATAATTTTACAATTGTTTCTAATCAATCTGAAAAACCCTTTGATTCAAATTTCTATTTGAAAAAAAATCTTCCTATTGTTTTACAAAATTTTGTTGAGAAAAATAATCAAATTGGGAGCATGTTCGGTCCTATTAAAGATAACAATATCTATATTATGGCTAAACTAACTGGAAAAAAAATGATATATAATTCTGTTTTATCAAGTCATATATTAATTTCTCATAAGGAAGCTATACGTTTTTCTAATAATAGAACTAAAAAAGAGGCTAAAAAGACAGCGGAAAAAATATATAATTTTATTGTAAAAAATCCTACTAAATTTAATTCTCTAGTTATAGAAAAATCGGATGATGTTATGAATGCAAAAAAAAATAAAGGTAGTTTAGGATGGATCAAATATGAAGAACCAAATGAATCATTTAAAAAATCAAGATCATTTGATTTTTTTTCTGTAAAAAATAAAAAAGGAACAATAGGTTTAATTGAAACTAAATTTGGTTATCATATTATCAGAATTGACGGAATCAAAGATGTAAAAGACACTTATCAACTTGCTATAATAATCAAAACACTGAATCCATCAAAGAAAACTGAAGGGGGTCTTTATCAAGAAGTTATAGATTTTATAAAAAAAAATAAGAATTCAAATGTAAATACATTTATTAATAATGCAAGAAAGAAAAGGTATGAAACTCTTTTTTTAAAAGAAATAAAAGATTATCAATGGAATATTCAAGATTTAAATACGGAATTGGATAAAGAAATTATAAATTGGTCTTATGAAAAAAATAGAAAAGAAGGAGACATCAAGATTTTTTATACTTCAAACAAAGATTATATTGTAGTTTTTTTATCTAAAATTCAGAAAAAAGGATATCCTATTGAAGAAATAAAAAATAATATAATTCCTTTCCTCATTCAGAAAAAAATAAATTATTATTTATCTAATGTGATAAAAGATCTAAGTTTAGAACAAATTGCTTCTCGTTTCTCTAAAGAAATAAATAAATCCCATAAAATCAATTTTCATAAATCTATGGTTGGAAATTATAAAGAACCTAAAGTTATTGGATCCGCTTTTTCTTCAAAATTATATAAAACTTCTAAACCAATATTAGGAGAAAGAGGAATTTTTTTTATAAGACCATTGAAACGTTTTAATACATATAAAAAACTTTCTTATTTTTCTTCTGAAATAGAATCTTTAAATGAAAATTTAAGAAAAAACATTTTAGAAAAAATAGGAGATATGTTAGTTGAAAAATCTAATATTGAAGATTTTAGAAAAAATATATAA
- a CDS encoding ABC transporter ATP-binding protein: MNALEKILSYSKPYKYHYIINISCNFLYSLFSVISIISISPVLSILFESPEYKNKTTFFNSFNVYFDLIIHNYIKILSDRYGKINTLAVFCVFIILLFLIRNIFRYLSEYFLIGIKTSVVRNIRNDFHKKILSLPIIFFSNKRNGDLMSRLSNDVNEIEISIVSSLANLISSPIMVFFHLLTLFFMSYQLTLFAFLLLPLMGAFLSIIGNSLKKDAVGAQNQLGKLFSVIEETLNSTKIINIFNAENQMQKRFEQVSERQKILSARVNRKKELASPMIEFLGAITMILIIWYGGKLFLEKKEMAPEILFPFIGLFFQIISPAKSLVNSISNIQKGRAAAERIVEILNTKCTSKNKKIRYKSIFHFENEILFRNVSFSHTHNKSILIQNLNFSLKKGKTIVLVGRSGSGKSTIANLLVNFYNVTSGEITVDGTNIKYLKIKDYRKLLGIVTQEPVLFNDSVFNNIVLGSEKKISINSVIKAAKIAHAHCFIEKLPKGYDTVIGYNGNKLSLGQKKRISIARAVFKDPPIMILDEATSSLDPESEITVQKALNKMMKNRTSLVIAHKLSSPIIQNADHIIVLEKGKIIEQGKHNILISKKGIYSKLIALQSFSNEY, encoded by the coding sequence ATGAATGCACTTGAAAAAATTTTATCTTATTCAAAACCTTACAAATATCATTATATTATTAACATATCATGTAATTTTTTATATTCTTTATTTTCAGTTATTTCCATTATATCCATTTCACCTGTATTAAGTATTTTATTTGAATCTCCTGAATACAAAAATAAAACAACATTTTTTAATTCTTTTAATGTTTATTTTGATTTGATTATACATAATTACATAAAAATATTATCAGACAGATACGGTAAAATAAACACTTTAGCTGTATTTTGTGTTTTTATTATTTTACTTTTTTTAATTCGGAATATTTTTCGATATTTGTCAGAATATTTTTTAATAGGAATCAAAACTTCTGTAGTCAGAAATATTCGGAATGATTTTCACAAAAAAATACTTTCTTTACCTATAATTTTTTTTTCAAATAAGAGGAATGGAGACTTAATGTCTAGATTATCTAATGATGTTAATGAAATAGAAATATCCATTGTTAGTTCTTTAGCTAATTTGATTAGTTCTCCCATAATGGTTTTTTTTCATCTGTTAACTTTATTTTTCATGAGTTATCAATTAACATTATTCGCTTTTTTGTTACTCCCATTAATGGGTGCTTTCTTATCTATTATAGGAAATAGTTTGAAAAAAGATGCGGTAGGGGCTCAAAATCAGTTAGGAAAATTATTTTCTGTCATAGAAGAAACTTTAAATTCTACTAAAATTATAAATATTTTCAACGCTGAAAATCAAATGCAAAAACGTTTTGAACAAGTATCTGAACGTCAAAAAATACTTTCTGCTCGTGTGAATAGAAAAAAAGAATTAGCTTCTCCTATGATTGAATTTTTGGGGGCTATTACAATGATTTTAATTATTTGGTATGGAGGAAAACTTTTTTTAGAAAAAAAAGAAATGGCTCCAGAAATCCTTTTTCCTTTTATAGGACTATTTTTTCAAATTATTAGTCCTGCGAAAAGTTTAGTCAATTCTATATCTAATATTCAAAAAGGAAGAGCAGCTGCAGAACGTATTGTTGAAATATTGAATACTAAATGTACATCAAAGAATAAAAAAATTAGATATAAATCTATTTTTCATTTTGAAAATGAAATTTTATTTCGTAATGTATCATTTTCTCATACTCATAATAAATCAATTTTAATTCAAAATTTAAATTTTTCTTTAAAAAAAGGAAAAACCATAGTTCTAGTAGGAAGATCTGGAAGTGGAAAATCTACTATTGCCAATTTATTGGTTAATTTCTATAATGTGACATCTGGAGAAATTACTGTAGATGGAACAAATATTAAATATTTAAAAATTAAAGATTATAGAAAACTATTAGGAATTGTGACTCAAGAACCGGTTCTTTTTAACGATTCTGTTTTTAATAATATAGTATTAGGATCAGAAAAAAAAATATCTATCAATTCTGTTATAAAAGCAGCTAAAATAGCTCATGCTCATTGTTTTATAGAAAAGTTACCAAAAGGATATGATACAGTTATTGGTTATAACGGAAATAAATTATCCTTAGGTCAAAAAAAAAGAATTAGTATAGCTAGAGCTGTATTTAAAGATCCTCCTATTATGATTTTAGATGAAGCGACTTCTTCTTTAGATCCAGAATCTGAAATTACAGTTCAAAAAGCCTTGAATAAAATGATGAAAAATAGAACATCTCTTGTGATAGCACATAAATTATCTTCTCCTATTATACAAAATGCAGATCATATTATTGTATTAGAAAAAGGAAAAATTATAGAACAAGGAAAACATAACATTTTAATTTCAAAAAAAGGGATTTATAGTAAGTTAATAGCTCTACAAAGCTTTTCAAATGAATATTGA
- the pdhA gene encoding pyruvate dehydrogenase (acetyl-transferring) E1 component subunit alpha, giving the protein MKKITTETYLKWFKDMFFWRKFEDKCRSLYLKQKIRGFLHLYNGQEAVPAGLTYAMNLSKDRIITAYRCHILPISMGVDPKKVMAELLGKKTGTSHGMGGSMHIFSKKYRFYGGHGIVGGQIPLGAGIAFADKYFNKDSVTITVMGDGAIRQGSLHETFNMAMIWKLPVVFICENNKYAMGTSVKRSSNIEEIYKIGESYGMPSYPVDGMNPEKIAKAAYTAIEKARKGKGPTFLEMKTYRYRGHSMSDSELYRSKEEIDLYKKRDPILKLKNIIIQNKWETIENLNIIENKIRKKVEYCVEFAENSDYPSLEEMYNIVYYEKNYPFLDKVLPS; this is encoded by the coding sequence AACCTATTTAAAGTGGTTTAAAGATATGTTTTTTTGGAGAAAGTTTGAAGATAAATGTCGTTCTTTATACTTAAAACAAAAAATAAGAGGGTTTCTTCATTTATATAATGGACAAGAAGCGGTTCCTGCTGGATTGACATACGCTATGAATTTATCCAAAGATAGAATCATAACTGCTTACAGATGTCATATTTTACCTATTTCTATGGGAGTAGACCCAAAAAAAGTCATGGCGGAACTATTAGGTAAAAAAACAGGTACTTCTCATGGAATGGGAGGATCTATGCATATATTTAGCAAAAAATATCGTTTTTATGGTGGACATGGAATTGTAGGGGGGCAAATTCCTTTAGGAGCTGGAATTGCTTTTGCTGACAAATATTTTAATAAAGATTCTGTAACTATAACTGTGATGGGTGATGGAGCTATTAGGCAAGGATCTTTACATGAAACATTTAATATGGCTATGATATGGAAACTTCCTGTTGTATTTATATGTGAAAATAATAAATATGCTATGGGGACTTCCGTAAAAAGAAGTAGTAATATAGAAGAAATTTATAAAATAGGAGAGTCATATGGGATGCCCTCTTATCCTGTGGATGGAATGAATCCAGAAAAAATAGCAAAGGCAGCTTATACAGCTATAGAAAAAGCTAGAAAAGGAAAAGGTCCTACTTTTTTAGAGATGAAAACATATCGATATAGAGGTCATTCTATGTCTGATTCTGAGTTATATCGTAGTAAAGAAGAAATTGATTTGTATAAAAAACGAGATCCTATTTTAAAGTTGAAAAATATTATTATACAAAATAAATGGGAAACAATAGAAAATCTGAATATAATAGAAAATAAAATTAGAAAAAAAGTGGAATATTGTGTTGAATTTGCAGAAAATTCAGATTATCCTTCTTTAGAAGAAATGTATAATATTGTTTATTATGAAAAAAATTATCCTTTTTTAGATAAAGTTTTACCTTCATAA
- a CDS encoding dihydrolipoamide acetyltransferase family protein, with protein MAEIISMPQLSDTMKEGTVIKWNKKIGDQVSEGDILAEIETDKATQDFEIDTNGILLFIGVKEGETTRVNDVLAIIGKEGEDISHMISKLQSSKKEKNEVNFNQKNLEKNKKIFISPVAKKMAKKIGVSIDKIKGSGEYGRITKKDIEFYEKTELNKNILHSSIRKKIAKHLTYSKFSAPHYYLFSEINADKLMNFRKNLNEKLSLEEKISFNDIIIKAVAQSLIKHPDMNVSWDDEKIIIHPNIHIGVAVAIKDGLIVPVIKNADKKSLLQISKEIKDKALRSKSKKIQPEEIENSTFTVSNLGMYGIESFTSIINTPNTSILSVGSIVVRPIVKNNKIEIGNVMKMTLSCDHRIIDGAKGSEYIHSIKNFLEDPITILF; from the coding sequence ATGGCAGAAATAATATCCATGCCCCAATTAAGTGATACAATGAAAGAGGGTACTGTAATTAAATGGAATAAAAAAATAGGAGATCAAGTTTCCGAAGGTGATATTTTAGCTGAAATAGAAACTGACAAAGCGACTCAAGATTTTGAGATAGATACAAATGGTATTTTACTTTTTATTGGAGTAAAAGAGGGTGAAACTACACGTGTCAATGACGTACTAGCAATTATAGGGAAAGAAGGAGAAGATATCAGTCATATGATTTCAAAATTACAATCTTCTAAAAAAGAAAAAAATGAAGTTAATTTTAATCAAAAAAATTTAGAAAAAAATAAGAAGATATTTATTTCTCCTGTAGCAAAAAAAATGGCAAAGAAAATAGGAGTTTCTATAGATAAAATTAAGGGAAGTGGAGAATATGGAAGAATTACCAAAAAAGATATAGAATTTTATGAAAAAACTGAATTAAATAAAAATATTCTTCATTCTTCCATTAGAAAAAAAATAGCAAAACATTTAACTTATTCAAAATTTTCAGCTCCACATTATTATTTATTTAGTGAAATAAATGCGGATAAGTTAATGAATTTTAGGAAAAATTTAAATGAAAAACTTTCTTTAGAAGAAAAAATATCGTTTAATGACATTATTATAAAAGCAGTGGCTCAATCTTTAATAAAACATCCTGACATGAATGTATCATGGGACGATGAAAAAATTATAATACATCCCAATATTCATATTGGAGTAGCTGTAGCGATAAAAGATGGATTAATAGTTCCAGTTATAAAAAATGCAGATAAAAAATCATTACTACAAATTTCTAAAGAAATTAAAGATAAAGCATTACGTTCAAAATCAAAAAAGATACAACCAGAAGAAATAGAAAATAGCACTTTCACAGTTTCAAATTTGGGAATGTATGGAATTGAATCATTTACTTCTATTATTAATACACCTAATACTTCTATATTATCTGTAGGATCTATTGTGGTCCGTCCAATTGTGAAAAATAATAAAATTGAAATAGGAAATGTAATGAAAATGACATTATCTTGTGATCATAGAATTATAGATGGAGCCAAAGGAAGTGAATATATTCATTCCATTAAAAATTTTTTAGAAGATCCTATCACTATATTATTTTAA
- a CDS encoding Sec-independent protein translocase subunit TatA/TatB, which produces MKNILFISIEESLFIVFIAILVFGPKKIPEIARGLGEGIRYLKNAKKRIKNEIIQNNIDHKKKEFPNGKNKHMPPYSVKRNK; this is translated from the coding sequence ATGAAAAATATTTTATTTATCAGCATAGAAGAAAGTTTATTTATTGTTTTTATAGCTATACTCGTTTTTGGACCAAAAAAAATACCAGAGATTGCGCGTGGATTAGGGGAAGGAATTAGATATTTAAAAAATGCTAAAAAAAGAATTAAAAATGAAATTATTCAAAATAATATTGATCATAAAAAAAAGGAATTCCCCAATGGGAAAAATAAACATATGCCTCCTTATTCTGTGAAACGAAACAAATAA